The following proteins are encoded in a genomic region of Rissa tridactyla isolate bRisTri1 chromosome 5, bRisTri1.patW.cur.20221130, whole genome shotgun sequence:
- the STBD1 gene encoding starch-binding domain-containing protein 1 produces MARDRGPPVLRQPAAPPRFPPAAAAASASLPAEARGWGWLWPGLWPALVVGLLAALVAWLWYGDGRGEEGGGEGSPQARGEAAAATEATGEQALLETKAAAVASPRKAGEDLAAVPRKELNHVSSSRDSDKPLEMEQLLPKQGATDTREHPADGHGCQAGKLRGPMGQASDGWCMMNLAGASDGVCKGRSEEQPGQPAESMDHEEWEVLSEHLAWEEAGKNGSVEDPESKEWEQGDCPDGDSRAKRVAAVPPMFQNIHVTFRVHYITHSDAQLIGVTGDHECLGQWHSYVPLKYDKDGFWSESISLPVDTKVEWKFILVENGKVRRWEECGNRTLVTEHEDKIVHRWWGHH; encoded by the exons ATGGCCCGCGACCGCGGCCCTCCCGTGCTGCGgcagcccgccgccccgccgcgcttcccgccggccgccgccgccgcctccgcctccctccccgccgagGCCCGcggctggggctggctgtggcCGGGGCTGTGGCCGGCGCTGGTGGTGGGGCTGCTGGCCGCCCTGGTCGCCTGGCTGTGGTACGGTGACGGGCGAGGCGAGGAGGGAGGCGGCGAGGGGTCCCCGCAGGCGAGGGGCGAAGCGGCGGCGGCCACAG AGGCGACCGGCGAGCAAGCGCTGCTGGAGACCAAGGCTGCTGCCGTGGCCAGCCCTCGGAAGGCAGGAGAGGATCTGGCGGCTGTTCCAAGGAAAGAGCTTAACCATGTTTCAAGCAGCCGAGACTCAGACAAACCTCTGGAGATGGAGCAGCTGCTCCCGAAGCAGGGTGCCACCGACACCAGGGAGCATCCAGCCGATGGGCACGGCTGCCAGGCAGGCAAGTTGAGAGGCCCGATGGGACAGGCAAGTGATGGATGGTGCATGATGAACTTGGCAGGAGCCTCTGATGGTGTTTGTAAGGGCAGAAGCGAGGAGCAGCCGGGTCAGCCAGCTGAGAGCATGGACCATGAAGAATGGGAAGTTCTTTCGGAGCACCTGGCCTGGGAGGAGGCTGGCAAGAACGGCAGCGTGGAAGACCCCGAGAGCAAGGAATGGGAACAAGGAGACTGCCCCGATGGGGACTCGAGAGCAAAGAGAGTTGCGGCTGTGCCCCCCATGTTTCAAAATATCCACGTGACTTTCCGCGTACACTACATCACCCACTCTGACGCTCAGCTGATTGGTGTTACTGGTGACCACGAGTGTCTTGGCCAGTGGCACAGCTACGTTCCCCTCAAGTACGACAAGGATGGCTTCTGGTCCGAATCCATTAGTTTGCCAGTAGACACCAAAGTGGAGTGGAAATTTATCTTGGTGGAGAACGGGAAGGTCAGACGTTGGGAAGAATGCGGTAATAGGACCCTGGTGACTGAACACGAAGATAAAATTGTTCATCGGTGGTGGGGACACCATTAA